One genomic window of Bacillales bacterium includes the following:
- a CDS encoding YggT family protein: protein MAARATIAKWLNIVIEVVEAIIGIHILLKLFSANPNVLFVNWMYHLSAPLLRPFRGIFDNIVFQNKYTLDLSAVFALVIYGIVGYLLMMLLGTA, encoded by the coding sequence ATGGCTGCGAGAGCGACAATCGCGAAATGGCTCAACATTGTGATTGAAGTTGTTGAAGCGATCATCGGCATTCATATTTTATTGAAATTATTCAGCGCGAATCCAAATGTGCTGTTTGTAAATTGGATGTATCACTTGAGCGCGCCGCTGCTGCGCCCCTTCCGCGGCATTTTCGACAACATCGTCTTTCAAAACAAGTACACCCTCGATTTATCGGCGGTGTTTGCCCTTGTCATCTACGGCATCGTCGGCTATTTGTTGATGATGTTGCTCGGAACCGC
- a CDS encoding YugN-like family protein — protein sequence MIALESKLEGARFPLVDLEAALEPIGFTIGSNWDYDHGSLDCKINEEDGYLFLRIPFRAVEGSLDADGAIVQIGPPFLLNHKYESGLDEEVATGVISGFTNQFQEPVDKDSEIPPRHTVVGKQWLQKAEEAVLS from the coding sequence ATGATTGCATTGGAATCGAAGCTGGAAGGCGCCCGGTTTCCGCTCGTTGATTTGGAAGCAGCACTCGAACCGATCGGCTTTACAATTGGATCGAATTGGGATTATGACCACGGATCTTTGGATTGCAAAATTAATGAAGAAGACGGCTATTTGTTTCTGAGGATTCCTTTTCGAGCCGTTGAAGGAAGCTTGGATGCTGACGGTGCGATCGTTCAAATCGGGCCCCCCTTCCTATTGAACCATAAGTATGAGTCCGGATTGGACGAAGAAGTGGCCACCGGAGTCATCAGCGGGTTCACGAACCAATTTCAAGAGCCTGTAGATAAGGACAGCGAAATTCCGCCGCGTCATACGGTCGTCGGAAAACAATGGCTGCAAAAAGCGGAAGAAGCGGTCTTGTCCTGA